One Apium graveolens cultivar Ventura unplaced genomic scaffold, ASM990537v1 ctg8090, whole genome shotgun sequence DNA window includes the following coding sequences:
- the LOC141704661 gene encoding glycosyltransferase BC10-like gives MGEENTQSASTVKPVLACLQLRHVLTFLFFAVGLCIGITASLSFNSFSLVLKSQMLSRFSSQPSELPIPSLSVPILNIAPAYKKGYAVNFKENVTHNMDDDELFSRASMVPQIQDNPYEHTPKVSFMFLTKGPLPLGPLWEKFFKGHEGSYSIYIHSDPSYNESLPEESVFHGRRIPSKPVEWGKLSMIDAERRLLANALLDFSNKRFVLLSETCIPLFNFTTVYSYLVNTNKTFVASYDDPSKVGRGRYNSQMYPTLSIKDWRKGSQWFEVDRNLAIKIISDKKYYPIFGQYCHMPCYSDEHYIPTLVNVVSSSGLNSNRSITWVDWSKSGPHPERFDKRSVSLEFLNQIKYGNNCTYNGDTSTICFLFARKFVPNTLAPLLQLAPLLFV, from the exons ATGGGCGAGGAAAATACTCAATCAGCGTCTACTGTGAAGCCTGTTCTTGCATGTCTGCAGTTGAGGCATGTCTTGACTTTCCTTTTCTTTGCTGTAGGTTTGTGTATTGGAATAACAGCCAGTTTAAGTTTTAACAGCTTCTCATTAGTTTTAAAATCTCAGATGTTATCTCGTTTCTCGTCGCAACCATCAGAGTTACCAATTCCTTCCTTGTCTGTACCCATACTGAACATTGCACCAGCTTACAAGAAAGGTTATGCAGTGAATTTTAAGGAAAATGTCACACACAACATGGATGACGATGAATTGTTTTCGCGGGCTTCAATGGTTCCTCAAATTCAGGATAATCCGTATGAACATACTCCTAAAGTTTCTTTCATGTTTTTGACCAAGGGACCTTTGCCATTAGGCCCTCTCTGGGAGAAATTCTTTAAAGGCCATGAAGGGTCTTACTCGATTTACATTCATTCTGATCCCTCGTATAATGAATCACTCCCAGAAGAATCTGTGTTCCATGGAAGAAGAATTCCCAGCAAG CCAGTCGAATGGGGAAAGTTGTCGATGATTGATGCAGAAAGGCGCCTCTTGGCAAATGCTCTTCTAGACTTCTCCAACAAAAGGTTTGTCTTACTTTCTGAGACTTGCATTCCCTTGTTCAACTTCACAACAGTTTACAGCTACCTCGTCAACACCAACAAGACCTTTGTAGCTTCCTATGATGATCCAAGTAAAGTTGGACGTGGACGATACAACAGTCAAATGTATCCTACATTATCAATCAAAGATTGGCGAAAAGGTTCACAATGGTTTGAAGTGGACCGAAATTTGGCTATCAAGATAATATCAGACAAGAAATATTATCCAATTTTTGGCCAGTACTGCCACATGCCATGTTACTCGGACGAGCATTACATCCCCACACTTGTGAATGTGGTTTCTTCATCAGGTTTGAACTCAAATAGGAGCATTACTTGGGTTGATTGGTCTAAGAGTGGTCCGCACCCTGAAAGATTTGACAAGAGATCTGTGTCTTTGGAGTTCTTGAACCAGATTAAGTATGGTAATAACTGCACTTATAATGGGGATACAAGCACAATTTGTTTCTTGTTTGCTAGGAAGTTCGTTCCCAACACATTGGCTCCGCTTCTACAACTTGCTCCTCTGTTATTTGTTTGA